The following coding sequences are from one Pirellulales bacterium window:
- a CDS encoding ferritin-like domain-containing protein, with translation MPALKSLEDLFVHELKDLHSAEQQLIKALPRMAKAASSEHLRAGFEEHFEQTKTHAERLEKILDDLGQSHRGPKCKAMEGLVEEGKDMIDEEAPPEVKDAGLIAAAQRVEHYEIAGYGTACTFAQLLGHSDAEELLQKTLEEEKETDEKLTELAKSEVNVAAQTADGDE, from the coding sequence ATGCCAGCCCTAAAGTCGCTCGAAGACTTGTTCGTCCACGAGCTGAAAGATTTGCATAGCGCAGAACAACAATTGATCAAGGCGTTGCCGAGGATGGCGAAAGCCGCGTCATCCGAACATCTGCGCGCCGGTTTCGAGGAACATTTCGAACAAACCAAGACCCACGCCGAACGGCTCGAGAAAATCTTGGACGATTTGGGCCAAAGCCATCGCGGACCCAAATGCAAGGCCATGGAAGGGCTCGTTGAAGAGGGCAAGGACATGATCGACGAGGAAGCGCCTCCCGAGGTCAAAGACGCCGGTTTGATCGCTGCGGCGCAACGCGTTGAACACTACGAAATCGCCGGCTACGGCACCGCGTGCACCTTCGCCCAACTGCTCGGCCACAGCGACGCGGAAGAACTGTTGCAGAAAACGCTCGAAGAAGAAAAGGAAACCGACGAAAAGCTCACGGAATTGGCCAAGTCGGAAGTGAACGTGGCGGCGCAAACCGCAGATGGCGACGAGTAA